The following proteins are co-located in the Maridesulfovibrio sp. genome:
- a CDS encoding glutamine synthetase III: MSSNTSRQGAITAVTNYSIPEASFSFADTKPTELFGCNVFNDSVMKDRLPKKVYKSLRKTIEEGAAIDPSIADTVANAMKEWAMEKGATHYTHVFYPLTGLTAEKHDSFISPEGNGNCIAEFEGKLLIQGEPDASSFPNGGLRATFEARGYTAWDVTSPAYILENPNGTFLCIPTAFISWKGEALDKKTPLLKATQVVNTSAQRILNIFGDNSGNRVASNAGPEQEYFLIDRNFYFARPDLMMSGRTLFGAKPAKGQELDDHYFGAVPRRVLSFMMDVEHELYKLGVPVKTRHNEVAPGQFEIAPVYEQSNIATDHNQMVMTTLKSVAKRHGMVCLLHEKPFAGINGSGKHLNYSLSCNGHGSLFDPGDNPHENAQFLIFCAAAIRAVHIHSKLLRAVVATASNDHRLGANEAPPAIMSIFLGDQLSEIFNKIQEGNSPTPTSTGFLKAGVDTLPPLPRDAGDRNRTSPFAFTGNRFEFRAVGSNLSIAGPQVALNTMMAESLDFIADEMESIMGGDKSKLNDAVNKVIKDIMDKHGQIVFNGDGYSDKWHKEAVEERGLPNLRTSADAIPEISSADSVELFTKYGVFTKEELESRKEIYLEQYNQAIVTEAALVTKLAKTHILPGAVRYQKELAETCAAMKAIGVEFTTGTLEDVTAKLRGMQNANIELEKIMAAKPEGDVEEEAKYLCCTALPAMLEVRKYADQLEEVVADDLWCLPSYSEMLFIK; encoded by the coding sequence ATGAGTTCAAACACCTCCCGCCAGGGTGCGATCACTGCAGTGACCAACTACTCTATCCCTGAAGCTTCCTTCAGCTTTGCCGACACTAAACCCACCGAACTCTTCGGCTGCAATGTCTTCAACGACAGCGTAATGAAGGATAGACTTCCCAAGAAAGTCTACAAATCCCTGAGAAAGACCATTGAAGAAGGTGCTGCAATCGATCCTTCCATCGCTGATACCGTTGCAAACGCAATGAAAGAATGGGCAATGGAAAAAGGCGCAACCCATTACACTCACGTTTTCTATCCCCTGACCGGCCTGACCGCAGAGAAGCATGACAGCTTCATCTCTCCCGAAGGTAACGGCAACTGCATTGCTGAATTTGAAGGCAAACTGCTCATTCAGGGTGAACCCGATGCGTCCAGCTTCCCCAACGGCGGTCTGCGCGCCACCTTTGAAGCTCGTGGATACACCGCATGGGATGTAACCAGCCCTGCCTATATCCTTGAGAATCCTAACGGAACTTTCCTGTGCATCCCTACCGCATTCATCTCCTGGAAAGGTGAAGCACTGGATAAAAAGACTCCTCTGCTGAAAGCAACACAGGTGGTTAACACTTCTGCACAGCGCATTCTTAATATTTTCGGTGACAACTCCGGTAACCGCGTTGCTTCCAATGCCGGTCCTGAGCAGGAATACTTCCTTATTGACCGTAACTTCTACTTCGCACGCCCCGACCTCATGATGTCCGGCAGGACCCTTTTCGGTGCAAAACCCGCAAAAGGACAGGAACTGGATGACCACTACTTCGGCGCTGTTCCCCGCCGCGTACTTTCTTTCATGATGGATGTTGAGCACGAACTCTACAAACTGGGTGTACCGGTTAAGACTCGCCACAACGAAGTAGCTCCCGGTCAGTTCGAAATCGCTCCTGTTTACGAACAGTCCAACATTGCTACCGACCACAACCAGATGGTTATGACCACCCTGAAAAGTGTGGCCAAACGCCACGGTATGGTCTGCCTGCTTCACGAAAAACCTTTCGCAGGAATCAACGGTTCCGGTAAGCACCTCAACTACTCCCTGAGCTGCAACGGACACGGTTCCCTTTTCGATCCGGGCGACAACCCCCACGAAAACGCACAGTTTCTCATCTTCTGCGCTGCAGCAATTCGCGCAGTACACATTCACAGCAAACTTTTGCGTGCAGTAGTTGCCACAGCTTCCAACGACCACCGTCTCGGTGCAAACGAAGCACCTCCGGCAATCATGTCCATCTTCCTCGGCGACCAGCTCTCTGAAATCTTCAACAAGATTCAGGAAGGCAACTCCCCGACTCCGACCTCCACTGGTTTCCTTAAAGCCGGCGTAGACACCCTGCCTCCGCTGCCCAGAGACGCAGGAGACCGTAACCGTACCAGCCCGTTTGCCTTTACCGGTAACCGTTTCGAGTTCCGCGCAGTAGGTTCAAACCTCTCCATCGCAGGTCCTCAGGTTGCCCTGAACACCATGATGGCTGAATCTCTCGATTTCATCGCCGATGAAATGGAATCTATCATGGGCGGTGACAAGTCCAAACTCAATGATGCCGTAAATAAAGTCATCAAAGACATCATGGATAAGCACGGCCAGATTGTATTCAACGGCGACGGTTACTCTGACAAGTGGCACAAAGAAGCTGTAGAAGAACGCGGCCTGCCTAACCTGCGTACCTCCGCAGACGCAATCCCCGAGATCTCTTCTGCAGACTCCGTGGAACTGTTCACCAAATACGGTGTCTTCACCAAAGAAGAACTGGAAAGCCGTAAAGAAATCTACCTCGAACAGTACAATCAGGCTATCGTCACCGAAGCTGCACTGGTAACCAAACTCGCCAAGACTCATATTCTCCCCGGCGCAGTTCGCTACCAGAAAGAACTGGCTGAAACCTGCGCTGCAATGAAAGCCATCGGCGTGGAATTCACCACCGGCACCCTTGAAGACGTAACCGCTAAACTTCGCGGCATGCAGAATGCAAACATCGAACTTGAAAAAATCATGGCTGCCAAGCCTGAAGGCGATGTAGAAGAAGAAGCAAAATACCTCTGCTGCACCGCACTTCCCGCAATGCTGGAAGTCCGCAAGTACGCCGATCAGCTTGAAGAAGTTGTTGCAGACGACCTCTGGTGCCTGCCCAGCTACTCTGAAATGCTGTTCATCAAATAA